The sequence below is a genomic window from Microbulbifer hydrolyticus.
ACCACGGCCATATTGGAGGGGGCCGCATCGACGCTGGGCTTCTCTACCATGCCGTCAATCTTGGCTACGCTGCCTACCTTCAGGTCGGCACCCAGGCAATCGACTACGCCGTATTTGCTGACCTCTTCCCAGTCGACCGACTCCACCATGATCTGGCTGGCACCGGTCTGCTCGAAGTTGCGCACCATGGCAGCCAGGTTGGTCTTGGTCAGGTCGGACGCATATTCATCCACCAGCACATCTGGCAGCAGCACCGCGAAGGGGTTGTCACCCACTACCGGGCGCGCGCAGGCGATGGCATGCCCAAGGCCTTTCGCCTCGGCCTGGCGCACAGAGATTACGGTTACGTCGCGCGGGATGATTGCACGTACTTCGTCCAGCAGCTGGCGCTTCAGCCGGTGTTCCAACTGGGCTTCCAGCTCGAAAGAAGTGTCAAAGTGGTTGGCGATGGCGTTTTTACTGGCGTGAGTAACCAGGACAATTTCCTTGATCCCGGCCTTGACCGCTTCATTCACTACGTAC
It includes:
- the galU gene encoding UTP--glucose-1-phosphate uridylyltransferase GalU; its protein translation is MTNVKKAVIPVAGLGTRMLPATKAIPKEMLPIVDKPLIQYVVNEAVKAGIKEIVLVTHASKNAIANHFDTSFELEAQLEHRLKRQLLDEVRAIIPRDVTVISVRQAEAKGLGHAIACARPVVGDNPFAVLLPDVLVDEYASDLTKTNLAAMVRNFEQTGASQIMVESVDWEEVSKYGVVDCLGADLKVGSVAKIDGMVEKPSVDAAPSNMAVVGRYVLPAEIWALLEQTQPGAGGEIQLTDAIDELLKIQSVDAYRIVGHSHDCGNKLGYMKAQFEYGLHHADIGAGLREFLEGQQQREEAVA